Genomic DNA from Cydia amplana chromosome 9, ilCydAmpl1.1, whole genome shotgun sequence:
ataacaagcagaaacgtctgtgaacgatgctattaaatgTGATTATTATTAAGTCAAAAAATTACTGCCTCGGGTAATTCCAGAGGCCGTAAGTCTCACCCGAgccagtaatttttccacttttaaatttattaaaaagtagGTTTCTAAATTTGTTcgcaataataattatgaatgttCCCTACAGGAGACACCGCGCGCCGGGTCGCCATGGATGACTTCAACGACTACACTTAAATACCTTACCGAGCTGCTCGGCCGAACTGCGTCGGTCTAACGAACCGACTCGGCCTAGTCGACCCGACCACCGAACTGACGTTTGACCTAATCGAACTCGTGCGGCCGAACCAAGCGGCCTAGTCGACCCGACCGCCGAACTGACGTTTGACCTAATCGAACTCGTGCGGCCGAACCAAGCGGCCTAGTCGACCCGACCGCCGAACTGACGTTTGACCTAATCGAACTCGTGCGGCCGAACCAAGCGGCCTAGTCGACCCGACCGCCGAACTGACGTTTGACCTAATCGAACTCATGCGGCCGAACCAAGCGGCCTAGTCGACAGGACCGCCGAACTGACGTTTGACCTAATCGAACTCGTGCGGCCGAACCAAGCGGCCTAGTCGACCCGACCGCCGAACTGACGTTTGACCTAATCGAACTCGTTCCGCCGAATCAAGCGGCCTAGTCGACCCGACCGCCGAACTGGCGTTTGACCTAATCGAACTCGTTCGGCCGAACCAAGCGGCCTAGTCGACCCGACCGCCGAACTGACGTTTGACCTAATCGAACGCGTTCGGCCGAATCAAGCGGCCTAGTCGACCCGACCGCCGAACTGACGTTTGACCTAATCGAACTCGTTCGGCCGAACCAAGCGGCCTAGTCGACCCGACCGCCGAACTGACGTTTGACCTAATCGAACGCGTTCGGCCGAATCAAGCGGCCTAGTCGAATCGAGTCGGGCTTTTTGAGCTCTGGGACTGAGTTGGCCTAATCGAACCGACTAGACCGAActgactaggccagaccagtcgagCGAACTTAACGCGTCGTAGTACCGActgtaaaaaaatagaaaattatacctATTTGGACGCGTGCActttatgtatgtaaatattgttgtttatttcgttttctatgggaaaAAACAACATTCAGGTGTGACCGAATATATGTGAGTGAATTGCTTAAAGTATGTTTGGGACAGTGAAGTACCTATAGCCAGTCCTGTACACATAAAGGCATAGCCTTATTGTTTACGAAATATGCTGCATCTCTTTCTATTTTATATGCGACGAAAAGGATGCGACATTCGTTGTTTTACTAGTTTTGCATCTTGTGTACAAAATGCACTAAGCGTAGTATTTGCCTCTGTAACGTTGTTTGAGACGCGAGTTTTGACTTTATGTGTATTGGGACATGATTCAAAATCGAAAAACACTGTTATCGGGCATaggaaaattaattaaacatcTATATATTTCTGATGAAACTGCCAACATATTGGCGAAATACAAATTGGTGGTGATGGTGTATAAGTAACCATCATACAATCTCGACGTTAAAAGGTATGACCACTGCTCTGTCGTTGTTTTTAGCGTAATATAAcatatttgtaaaaataaagcaCAAAGTTTAACAACAATGTAAATACTATTTCATTTCAGAACATCACTAATTAATAACTTTAGTTGTATAAGAACAGTTAAACctaattttattgtaggtacgcTAAAAACGACGATATGCgtcaaatatgaaaataaaatgtattaaaacggGTCTCACGTATTTTTAATCGAAGATTTCTCGACATGCTTCGCTTCATAACGAGTAGCATTAACGGGAACACTGATCAGTGATGCTGATGCTGAATGTTTGACTTAAATATACGTGAGTGACTAGACTACTATGACAGTGTCTCACGGAATTGTTGTTATTAATATATGAAAATATTGTAAAGACAAGCATCTATTACTTTAATAAGTGAAATAGACGCATTGCGTCTAAGTAAAAACCTAATGCTTGACACGAGTAATACACTCAAAAACATTTAAAAGCGGGTCATTTGCAAGGAAATTCTATGTGCAAATTGgctggtttttatttattttgagcgTAGTTACTTGCGATTTGTTCACGAAGTTTACAGGAGTGTTCATGAAGTATGGTGTAAGGACTCGCGGGTGTGCTACTGGTCCTGTTTTCAGACATTGTTTATTCAAAATTGAAAGTTAAGACATTTTTTCGTAAGTTTATTGTTATCAATCGAACGTCTTAAAGCGATTCAGTAATATGACCAGTAGCATTTTACTGCTGTCTACTGATGGAATGAGAATAGTAAGATAAGTTAAGGCGCGGTTGCACTGTTTCGGTCGCTATACGATAGTGTATTACGGTCCTAGAGTACCTACGTGTGAGCTAATTCTGCCTGACTGCGGATGTCCAGTCAGCagtaatagttgctaagcgggcgaggtgtccaaaatgatcttgacgcgactttattgttaagataataagagcgcgtcaaggtaattttgaacacctcgcccgcttagcttctgctgctgactgtacataaataaacattttattagcCAGTGTTAAAGTGCCCGGAACATTGTAGTTGCGTGATCAGGCGACGGTTTTCTCTAAATACGATCTCAACACAATATCAGTGGTTTCATACGAGATAGTGTCGCCTGACAGATGGTTAGCATAAGTACGTTAGGGAGGCGAGTGCGATTCATTCGAGTATTCAACCTTATGTCTTGGTAATAAGCTTTACGCTGTCAGCTAACACAGCTATAGGAACAGTTTAGCTAGGTCAGCTCATATTCAAGTGCGCGTGCACCGCGATATGAGCTGACTAGCCAAAAGCTTAGGTATAGCTTTAAGGAACTCGGGACGCCAGTCCCGCTCGAACCTTTGTACGATCAACTTGATTGTTTTAATATACGGAGTTAATAATTCTTAAAGTGATTATCATTCCATACCAAATAGGTCACCCAGCTATTATATATAGAAGTAGAACAACTACTTCTAAACTGGTGACCTTCCGACGTGTGATAGATTGAACTAAAAAGTGAAAGTTATACAAAGACAATTTGATTTAGACTTGTAGACTTTATCGTGCAAAGTGTAGTGACCAACAATGGGTGGAGCCGACGAGACGAAAACCGACGCGGCCGAGTTAACAGCGCCAGCAACTGAGGTCATGGCGATCTCGGTGTCGAGCCATATTCCAGACTTCTGGGTCGATCAGCCCAGAGTATGGTTTATACGCACGGAGGCCGTTTTGACGCCACAGAAGATAGGCGACGACGCAAAATTCGACATGGTAGTCTCAAAACTACCAAAGGAAGTTATTTTGCGTCTGACGGACTTCCTCACCAAACCACCCGAGACGAATAAGTACCAGGCCTTGAAGAGCAAGCTGCTAACGACATTAGAGGACTCCAAGAACAGGCAGATTGAGAAGGTACTTAGTGAAATGGATTTAGGGGACCAGAAACCATCACACCTGTTAGTTAAGATGCGAAACCTAGCGAAGGGTAGTTTCCCAGACGACACTCTACGCATAATGTGGCAGAACCATCTACCCACAACAGTGCGGGCGGTATTAGTTGCTTCCAGAGAGACAGACCTAGACACATTAGCTAACATAGCTGACGAGGTAGCAGAAGCAACCAAGACCCACGTTGCGGTGGTAGAGACACCTACACATAGCGCAGCACGCAGAACTTCGCCAAGGGGTTCCGGAGCAGGCGACACAGCTGTGATACTGGCAGAGATTGCCAAGTTAAGCGTTAGAATGATGGACCTTGAACGGTCAAGGCCAAGGATCCGCAACTTCGGAAGGAGAGGCCGTGGAGGCCGGTCAGCATCCAGGCCAAGGAGCATTTCGCGCCATCACAGCAAGGCCAGAAAACCAGATTGGCTTTGTTACTACCACTTCCGCTTCGGGACCGCCGCCACCAAGTGTCGTCAACCTTGCGCATGGACCGAGAGGCAGTCGGAAAACCAGTAGGGATAGTACAGAGCGCAACAAAGACGGAGATCTGTACTATCACACCAAGCCGTCGTTTATGTGTAACAGACTTGAACAATGGACTACGATTTTTGGTGGACACAGGTGCTGACATTTCACTACTACCAGCTCATAACAAACA
This window encodes:
- the LOC134650786 gene encoding uncharacterized protein LOC134650786 is translated as MGGADETKTDAAELTAPATEVMAISVSSHIPDFWVDQPRVWFIRTEAVLTPQKIGDDAKFDMVVSKLPKEVILRLTDFLTKPPETNKYQALKSKLLTTLEDSKNRQIEKVLSEMDLGDQKPSHLLVKMRNLAKGSFPDDTLRIMWQNHLPTTVRAVLVASRETDLDTLANIADEVAEATKTHVAVVETPTHSAARRTSPRGSGAGDTAVILAEIAKLSVRMMDLERSRPRIRNFGRRGRGGRSASRPRSISRHHSKARKPDWLCYYHFRFGTAATKCRQPCAWTERQSENQ